The Candidatus Zixiibacteriota bacterium genome contains a region encoding:
- the truA gene encoding tRNA pseudouridine(38-40) synthase TruA — MPNFKLTIEYDGTGFSGWQVQPGLRTVQGEIEKALENHLGYEVKITGGGRTDAGVHALGQTASFKADIDWGADAVRKAINGVLPDDILIVDCSEVGDDFNARFSALSRHYRYQIYSDRSSLRRNLFWCYEDKLDFDLLQTMASYIRGEHDFASFCVKKSQKPSNLCRVEKSYWTNDGKEFTFQIISNRFLHGMVRSLVGSMIKVNAGSLELFEFKDLIDNPERSEKVLTAPANGLYLVEIRY, encoded by the coding sequence ATGCCGAATTTTAAACTGACTATCGAATACGATGGTACCGGCTTTTCAGGCTGGCAGGTTCAGCCCGGACTTCGGACTGTACAGGGTGAGATAGAAAAAGCCCTCGAGAACCATCTCGGTTACGAGGTTAAAATCACCGGCGGTGGCAGAACCGATGCCGGTGTTCATGCTCTGGGGCAGACAGCCAGTTTCAAAGCGGATATTGACTGGGGAGCTGATGCTGTTCGCAAGGCTATAAATGGAGTGCTTCCAGATGATATTCTTATTGTAGACTGCTCCGAAGTCGGAGACGATTTCAACGCCCGTTTTTCCGCGCTGTCTCGGCACTATCGGTATCAGATTTATAGTGACCGTTCCAGCCTCCGTCGCAATCTGTTCTGGTGCTACGAGGATAAGCTGGATTTCGATCTGCTCCAGACGATGGCGTCGTATATCCGCGGTGAACATGATTTCGCATCCTTCTGTGTCAAGAAATCCCAGAAGCCATCCAACCTCTGCCGGGTCGAAAAATCATACTGGACAAACGATGGCAAAGAGTTTACTTTCCAGATCATATCCAACCGTTTCCTGCATGGTATGGTCAGGAGTCTGGTTGGGAGTATGATCAAGGTCAATGCCGGGTCGCTGGAGTTGTTCGAGTTCAAGGACCTGATAGACAATCCCGAGAGATCGGAGAAAGTGCTGACTGCTCCGGCAAACGGCTTGTATCTGGTGGAAATTCGATACTGA
- the fsa gene encoding fructose-6-phosphate aldolase: MKFFIDTADIKEIKAANAMGVLDGVTTNPSLISKVEGKFEDIILEICEEVDGPISAEVTATDFDGMMKEGQHLAGLHKNIVVKIPCTLEGLKATKALNDKDIRVNMTLVFSPTQALLAAKAGAAYCSPFVGRLDDISQYGMDLIEQVVTIYSNYGYQTEVLVASIRNPLHVVEAALMGADVSTIPFKVISQLVKHPLTDIGLQKFLADWEKVKERI; the protein is encoded by the coding sequence GTGAAATTTTTTATCGACACCGCTGATATAAAAGAAATCAAGGCAGCCAATGCTATGGGTGTGCTCGACGGGGTTACTACCAATCCGAGCCTGATTTCGAAAGTCGAAGGCAAGTTCGAGGATATAATTCTTGAAATCTGTGAAGAGGTCGACGGACCGATTTCGGCCGAGGTAACCGCCACTGATTTTGACGGTATGATGAAAGAGGGGCAGCACCTGGCCGGACTGCATAAGAATATAGTGGTCAAAATCCCCTGTACGCTGGAAGGTCTCAAGGCCACCAAAGCCTTAAACGACAAGGATATCCGGGTCAACATGACACTGGTGTTCTCACCCACCCAGGCACTTTTGGCGGCCAAAGCGGGGGCGGCCTATTGTTCACCTTTTGTCGGCCGTCTGGATGACATCTCGCAGTACGGCATGGATCTGATCGAGCAGGTGGTCACGATTTACAGCAACTATGGCTACCAGACCGAGGTGCTGGTGGCCTCGATCAGAAATCCCCTGCATGTGGTCGAAGCGGCCCTTATGGGTGCGGATGTCTCCACGATTCCATTTAAGGTTATCAGCCAGTTGGTCAAACATCCCCTGACCGATATCGGTTTGCAGAAGTTTTTGGCCGACTGGGAAAAGGTAAAAGAGCGGATATGA